In the genome of Candoia aspera isolate rCanAsp1 chromosome 1, rCanAsp1.hap2, whole genome shotgun sequence, one region contains:
- the DDA1 gene encoding DET1- and DDB1-associated protein 1 isoform X3, with translation MADFLKGLPVYNKSNFSRFHADSVCKASNRRPSVYLPTREYPSEQSGVCNAAASCFPHKNHPAGNCHRKDKYTLALPTSAVGQKECGKEKRS, from the exons ATG GCTGACTTTCTGAAAGGGTTGCCAGTTTATAACAAAAGCAACTTCAGCCGATTCCATGCAGATTCTGTATGCAAAGCATCA AACAGACGGCCTTCAGTTTATCTTCCAACACGGGAATATCCATCAGAACAGA gtggtgtatgTAATGctgctgcctcctgttttccccacaagaaccatCCTGCagg TAATTGTCACAGAAAAGACAAATATACTCTTGCGTTACCTACATCAGCAGTGGGACAAAAAG AATGCGGCAAAGAAAAGAGATCCTGA
- the DDA1 gene encoding DET1- and DDB1-associated protein 1 isoform X1 codes for MADFLKGLPVYNKSNFSRFHADSVCKASNRRPSVYLPTREYPSEQIIVTEKTNILLRYLHQQWDKKNAAKKRDPEQVEIEGENSAPPCKIARTDSQDMNEDT; via the exons ATG GCTGACTTTCTGAAAGGGTTGCCAGTTTATAACAAAAGCAACTTCAGCCGATTCCATGCAGATTCTGTATGCAAAGCATCA AACAGACGGCCTTCAGTTTATCTTCCAACACGGGAATATCCATCAGAACAGA TAATTGTCACAGAAAAGACAAATATACTCTTGCGTTACCTACATCAGCAGTGGGACAAAAAG AATGCGGCAAAGAAAAGAGATCCTGAGCAAGTGGAAATAGAAGGCGAAAACTCTGCCCCGCCTTGCAAAATTGCCCGGACAGACAGCCAAGATATGAATGAGGACACTTAA
- the DDA1 gene encoding DET1- and DDB1-associated protein 1 isoform X2, translated as MQILYAKHQTDGLQFIFQHGNIHQNRVVYVMLLPPVFPTRTILQVIVTEKTNILLRYLHQQWDKKNAAKKRDPEQVEIEGENSAPPCKIARTDSQDMNEDT; from the exons ATGCAGATTCTGTATGCAAAGCATCA AACAGACGGCCTTCAGTTTATCTTCCAACACGGGAATATCCATCAGAACAGA gtggtgtatgTAATGctgctgcctcctgttttccccacaagaaccatCCTGCagg TAATTGTCACAGAAAAGACAAATATACTCTTGCGTTACCTACATCAGCAGTGGGACAAAAAG AATGCGGCAAAGAAAAGAGATCCTGAGCAAGTGGAAATAGAAGGCGAAAACTCTGCCCCGCCTTGCAAAATTGCCCGGACAGACAGCCAAGATATGAATGAGGACACTTAA